In one window of Marispirochaeta aestuarii DNA:
- a CDS encoding amino acid ABC transporter ATP-binding protein, with amino-acid sequence MTDLYLDIRSVSKHFGELAAVKDVSLQVRKGEVVSIIGPSGSGKSTLLRCINQLELIDGGEIAIEGERIIAVEDGDRVKLPEKQVRGGLKKLGMVFQHFNLFPHKSVIENLIEAPMVVDRLRRSEIEPYARELLSKVGLADKADAYPNRLSGGQKQRVAIARALAMKPDILLCDEPTSALDPELVGEVLAVLKQLAGEHMTMLVVTHEMSFARDVCDRVVFMDQGGIIEDASPEKLFSDPDHPRIKLFLRKMLLEEAAE; translated from the coding sequence ATGACTGATCTTTATCTGGATATACGTTCCGTCTCCAAGCATTTCGGCGAACTCGCCGCGGTAAAGGATGTCTCCCTCCAGGTACGAAAAGGCGAGGTAGTCTCCATAATCGGTCCTTCGGGGTCGGGAAAGAGTACCCTGCTTCGCTGTATAAATCAGCTCGAGCTGATAGACGGTGGAGAGATTGCCATCGAAGGGGAAAGGATAATCGCCGTCGAGGACGGAGACAGGGTAAAACTGCCGGAGAAGCAGGTCAGAGGCGGGCTCAAGAAGCTCGGAATGGTTTTTCAGCACTTCAACCTCTTTCCCCACAAGTCCGTTATCGAGAACCTGATCGAAGCTCCCATGGTGGTTGACAGACTGCGGCGTTCCGAAATCGAACCCTACGCCCGGGAACTCCTGTCCAAAGTAGGGCTTGCGGACAAGGCCGACGCCTATCCGAATCGCCTCTCCGGGGGACAGAAACAGCGGGTCGCCATTGCCCGGGCACTGGCCATGAAGCCGGATATTCTGCTCTGCGACGAACCGACCAGCGCGCTGGACCCGGAGCTGGTGGGCGAGGTGCTGGCGGTGCTGAAACAGCTGGCCGGGGAACACATGACCATGCTGGTGGTAACCCACGAGATGAGCTTTGCCCGGGACGTCTGCGACCGGGTTGTTTTCATGGATCAGGGGGGCATTATCGAGGATGCTTCACCGGAGAAGCTCTTCAGCGATCCCGATCACCCCCGTATCAAACTTTTCCTACGGAAAATGCTGCTCGAGGAGGCGGCTGAATAG
- a CDS encoding amino acid ABC transporter permease: MDYTLQVTAHLLRGCVLTLQIYAVTLIFSIPLAVLCALGRVSGPRGLDRVLGFYGWIFRGTPLLLQLFFFYYGLTIFNISLSPFMAAGLTFVLNYGAYFMEIFRGGISSIGAGQYEAAKALNMNYWQTMRRIILPQATRVVLPPTTNEAITLVKDTALVVVIGMGELLRSAKEIFTRDFTLIPFAVATVIYLLMTSVVIRFFRYLERRMAYYD, encoded by the coding sequence TTGGATTATACTCTTCAGGTTACGGCGCATCTGCTGCGGGGCTGTGTGCTGACGCTCCAGATATACGCCGTGACCCTGATCTTTTCCATTCCCCTGGCGGTTCTGTGTGCCCTGGGCAGGGTCTCGGGGCCCCGGGGCCTGGACAGGGTTCTGGGCTTCTACGGCTGGATCTTCCGGGGGACACCACTGCTGCTGCAGCTCTTTTTTTTCTACTACGGGCTGACGATTTTCAATATTTCCTTAAGTCCCTTTATGGCGGCAGGCCTGACCTTTGTTCTCAATTACGGCGCCTATTTTATGGAGATCTTCCGGGGCGGAATCTCGAGCATCGGTGCCGGTCAGTATGAAGCGGCGAAGGCATTGAACATGAACTACTGGCAGACCATGAGGCGGATTATTCTGCCCCAGGCTACCCGGGTGGTTCTCCCCCCGACGACAAACGAGGCCATCACTCTGGTAAAGGACACCGCCCTGGTGGTTGTTATCGGTATGGGAGAGCTCCTGCGCTCCGCCAAGGAGATCTTTACCCGGGACTTCACCCTGATCCCTTTCGCCGTGGCAACGGTGATTTATCTTCTTATGACTTCGGTGGTGATTCGCTTTTTCCGCTACCTGGAGCGACGGATGGCCTACTATGACTGA
- a CDS encoding amino acid ABC transporter substrate-binding protein gives MKRVLWSALLLLICGTVVFAGGSGEKSTDLDAIRERGVLIVGLDDSFPPMGFRDESNEIVGFDIDLAKEAASRLGVDVEFKPVDWDGVILSLNKGDIDLVWNGMTITESRQEKINFSKPYLDNRQIVILQAGSGISSKADLAGKVVGLQMGSSAEVALNSDADVAASLEEVKKYSNNVEALLDLAAGRTDAVVVDEIVGRYYIAKKPGIYEVMAEDFGAETYGVGIRKSDTQLKAELDKVLDEMKADGSADEISRKWFGEAIVKK, from the coding sequence ATGAAGCGAGTACTGTGGTCGGCATTACTGCTGCTCATCTGCGGCACTGTCGTGTTCGCCGGCGGATCCGGGGAAAAGTCTACTGATCTGGACGCCATCCGGGAACGGGGTGTTCTTATTGTGGGACTGGACGACAGTTTTCCTCCCATGGGTTTTCGGGATGAGTCCAACGAGATTGTCGGGTTCGACATCGATCTGGCAAAAGAGGCTGCCTCACGGCTGGGAGTCGATGTGGAATTCAAGCCTGTGGACTGGGACGGTGTTATCCTGAGCCTCAACAAGGGCGATATCGACCTGGTTTGGAACGGGATGACCATTACCGAAAGCCGGCAGGAAAAGATCAATTTTTCCAAACCCTACCTGGACAACCGGCAGATTGTAATCCTGCAGGCCGGCTCCGGTATCTCTTCCAAGGCCGATCTGGCCGGGAAGGTTGTGGGTCTCCAGATGGGATCATCCGCAGAGGTCGCGCTGAACAGTGACGCCGATGTGGCTGCAAGTCTCGAAGAGGTCAAGAAGTATTCCAACAACGTGGAAGCTCTGCTGGACCTTGCCGCCGGGCGTACTGACGCCGTTGTGGTCGATGAGATAGTCGGTCGGTATTATATCGCCAAGAAACCCGGCATCTATGAGGTCATGGCTGAAGACTTCGGTGCAGAAACCTACGGTGTCGGAATCCGAAAGAGCGATACACAGCTCAAGGCTGAGCTGGACAAGGTTCTTGACGAGATGAAGGCTGACGGAAGTGCGGATGAAATTTCCCGCAAGTGGTTCGGCGAAGCGATTGTCAAGAAATAG
- a CDS encoding glycogen/starch synthase: MRWSPSELLPSALLRFREDELGLVSASDIEYELQEAASQFRSFAFIPDLSLAAGALESAGAEDTWDTFIPLRNRIIDEASVKEPSVKRRFYSQGRISTRLLHALVIVHRAVQQLNNPLLPGRRFVLIKERPGSPTIFHLSPETSLLSYVNAGPPEQEQPSIYLGLNLLDVVITGLAEGDDTYYHSFLEILKIEERAIETGYTHTEGLTEAQKGSLDQLLDKIISLSEVFQSRPEPLPGKTQPFSSQQREQILVLLDSRLPGDSGLFNYDDCRRGIDTLEKLAREYKSRNKEDSLREVVRLLTAASGHDIHEVRNRANIALERVFAPKEYDAPLATRFETILSGSRHRFSFSLPKSRSGYFVRVYGDRSSGELVLDGDLDYTDLPLRQNPATGRYEASRLFRTLGNYDWVVFRKLKNGGRWLDGLSGRINVLPDLDGELVLEIFPDIHGHTRLYWRSENPGMVYNERGQIIRTGTFTDVAAHLEDIKTRYNISAVYILGAQKRGSNREDWAPEAQSPSPFAPMSMTELEPKLGGEEAFTALVAEAHRLGIKVIVDVIPHLNRHSRELPDEYAVRTYDEGGNLVVRASTDGRYGSWNDGKLLNYRKFAVWQWLADSVCTLIEKYDIDGIRFDSSHAVPVMMKRNNYPFIHGEYRSRESLVEGDIIDNTREYDHLVTTSYYDSSCAELIAVPFHYYLSLRVHRLLRHLGKRYFVNLAECYWGREQYLSRTGTVPYNSSLFKICENIIHGKTDVREIYHIYQNYFPSILPPGAQMLGILGNHDERRALNTFGRRGYRAAVMLTSFLSSIILDFEGSAEGESWKVFLDNIYVNWNDFEREAYRGTVDFYTELYNEHRNNRGPAYLVWAGNPMVAAALRFNSEVGFIGAFNFADRDENASIRFDDPRLPLEDEAYYHVSDPIYSAVTGMSGWYTGAELRHSRVEMLIPHTDRYKVLVLRRISTAEERKKVYPELLRQSIYRLCSAGSRTAVSAALFYNEMKAHAGSYREFTTYISKTLAPLMQDNPEALRLGLKRFLYYLWRDEADHSENPVWAYLADMRKDADPTVRETGEYLQYSYRGGSLVFLSAEADPFSKSGGLANVVYELPRELANMGESAVVITPLYRQGDAKSVQKMEQACRRYNVSYTGRNVRFWILDQEYEAGVHTAMVDGIRYYLLEHHEFFDGLYYGVTGAERLRRRVALSRAAAELVREFSLDPLVIFTNDAYSGIFSAIVRSDPRYAGQPVFDRASLVHIIHNGGWQYFDAYRRWEAGNDLFRLFNLAGHEYWRFEDPQEAVKINCMAAGIRSANKVVTVSPSYAKQIQIASDGMEKILHDVSGINNGVGGDFRKRALQRLEEEKFLEKNIGALYSCIEKDPLLKNQLEEKYAEILVPGEIEALKQGRRRRLLERLRIKLLLQLTRGLQVDPDTPLFVMIHRLTEQKGFQLLLEASEGVFTTLGYQGIIGGAVAGGDERGDEIARGLMSLKDWFPGQVSVGIGFQDVRIPLLGADLFLMPSMHEPGGISQLEAFACGCFVCARATGGLRDTVHGMVKEKRTLRGNGVLFSDYSAVAFYDAMQRFHQIYSEESPETLESARQRMEKDIFSWRKPAENYRDLVYSMKEIIPLGGNATLASGSTKGV; encoded by the coding sequence ATGAGATGGAGTCCTTCCGAGTTGTTGCCGTCAGCTCTTCTTCGTTTCCGGGAGGATGAGCTTGGCCTTGTCAGTGCATCCGATATCGAGTATGAGTTGCAGGAGGCGGCAAGCCAGTTCCGTTCGTTCGCCTTCATTCCTGATTTAAGTCTGGCCGCCGGAGCCCTGGAGTCTGCCGGGGCGGAAGATACCTGGGATACCTTTATTCCCCTTCGAAACCGAATAATCGATGAAGCTTCGGTAAAAGAACCGTCGGTCAAACGCAGGTTTTACAGTCAGGGAAGAATCTCCACCCGCCTTTTACACGCCCTGGTTATTGTACACCGTGCCGTTCAGCAGCTGAATAATCCTCTGCTTCCCGGAAGACGTTTCGTATTGATCAAGGAACGCCCCGGAAGTCCGACAATATTCCATCTATCCCCGGAAACCTCCCTTCTCAGTTACGTGAATGCCGGACCACCGGAGCAGGAACAGCCGAGCATATATCTCGGTCTGAATTTGCTCGATGTGGTTATTACTGGTCTTGCCGAGGGTGACGACACCTATTATCACTCTTTCCTCGAGATTCTGAAGATCGAAGAGCGGGCAATCGAGACAGGCTATACCCATACCGAAGGACTGACGGAGGCTCAAAAGGGGTCTCTGGATCAGCTGCTGGACAAGATCATATCCCTCTCGGAGGTTTTCCAGTCCAGACCGGAGCCCCTGCCTGGTAAAACACAGCCCTTCAGCTCTCAGCAGCGTGAACAGATCCTGGTACTCCTGGACAGCAGGCTGCCGGGGGATTCCGGGCTCTTCAATTATGATGACTGCCGCAGGGGGATCGATACCCTGGAGAAACTTGCCAGGGAGTATAAATCCCGCAACAAGGAAGACTCCCTTCGTGAGGTTGTCCGTCTTCTGACCGCCGCCTCGGGACATGATATACACGAGGTGCGCAACCGGGCCAACATTGCCCTGGAACGTGTTTTCGCCCCGAAGGAGTATGACGCACCCCTGGCAACCCGCTTCGAAACTATCCTGAGCGGCAGCAGGCACCGTTTCAGTTTCAGCCTGCCGAAGTCCAGGAGCGGTTACTTCGTACGGGTCTACGGAGACCGGAGTTCCGGAGAACTGGTGCTGGACGGTGATCTGGATTACACCGATCTGCCCCTCAGGCAGAATCCTGCGACAGGACGCTACGAGGCGAGCCGCCTGTTCCGCACCCTGGGAAATTATGACTGGGTAGTTTTCAGGAAACTGAAAAACGGCGGGCGCTGGCTCGACGGCCTCAGCGGCCGTATAAATGTTCTTCCCGATCTTGACGGGGAACTGGTCCTGGAAATTTTCCCCGATATCCATGGTCATACCCGGCTCTACTGGCGCAGCGAAAATCCGGGGATGGTATATAACGAACGGGGACAGATAATCCGCACCGGAACCTTTACCGATGTGGCTGCCCATCTTGAGGACATCAAGACCCGATACAACATAAGCGCGGTTTACATTCTCGGAGCACAGAAGAGGGGCAGCAACCGTGAAGACTGGGCGCCGGAGGCGCAGTCTCCCTCGCCCTTTGCGCCCATGAGCATGACGGAGCTGGAACCGAAGCTTGGGGGAGAAGAAGCCTTTACGGCGCTGGTGGCTGAAGCCCACCGTCTCGGTATAAAGGTAATTGTAGATGTCATCCCCCACCTGAACCGCCACTCCCGGGAACTGCCGGATGAATATGCCGTGCGAACCTACGACGAGGGCGGCAATCTGGTGGTCCGGGCGTCCACTGACGGGCGCTACGGAAGTTGGAATGACGGGAAGCTCCTGAATTACCGCAAGTTCGCCGTCTGGCAGTGGCTTGCAGACTCTGTCTGTACCCTTATCGAGAAATACGACATAGACGGCATCCGCTTCGATTCGTCCCATGCCGTGCCGGTCATGATGAAGCGCAACAACTACCCCTTTATTCACGGAGAATACCGCAGTCGTGAGTCCCTGGTGGAAGGGGATATTATCGACAATACCAGGGAATATGATCACCTGGTAACGACGAGCTATTATGATTCCTCCTGCGCGGAACTGATCGCCGTCCCCTTTCACTATTACCTTTCCCTGAGGGTTCATCGGCTGCTTCGGCATCTTGGAAAGAGGTATTTCGTTAATCTGGCGGAGTGTTACTGGGGAAGGGAACAGTATCTTTCCAGGACCGGGACGGTACCCTACAATTCATCCCTTTTCAAAATCTGCGAGAATATAATCCATGGAAAGACGGATGTTCGCGAGATATACCATATTTACCAGAACTATTTTCCATCCATCCTGCCTCCCGGGGCCCAGATGCTCGGGATTCTCGGAAACCACGATGAACGCAGGGCTCTGAATACCTTCGGCCGGCGGGGGTACAGGGCTGCAGTGATGCTGACCAGCTTCCTGAGCAGCATAATCCTTGATTTTGAAGGAAGTGCCGAAGGTGAGTCCTGGAAGGTCTTCCTGGATAATATCTATGTCAACTGGAACGATTTTGAACGCGAGGCCTATCGCGGAACGGTGGATTTCTACACCGAGCTGTACAACGAACACCGGAACAACAGAGGGCCGGCATATCTTGTCTGGGCCGGAAACCCCATGGTGGCGGCTGCCCTGCGGTTCAATTCCGAAGTAGGATTTATCGGTGCTTTCAATTTTGCCGACCGCGACGAGAATGCATCCATCCGTTTTGATGATCCCCGGCTTCCCCTGGAAGACGAGGCCTACTACCATGTTTCTGACCCGATCTACTCTGCAGTAACCGGCATGTCCGGCTGGTACACCGGGGCAGAGCTGCGTCATTCCCGGGTGGAGATGCTCATTCCACATACGGACCGCTACAAGGTTCTGGTGCTCCGCCGGATAAGCACCGCGGAGGAGCGTAAAAAGGTCTATCCCGAGCTGCTCAGGCAGTCGATTTACCGGCTCTGCTCTGCCGGCAGTCGGACGGCTGTTTCCGCTGCTCTCTTTTATAACGAGATGAAGGCTCACGCCGGAAGCTACAGGGAGTTTACGACCTATATCTCGAAAACCCTGGCACCCCTGATGCAGGACAATCCCGAGGCCCTGCGTCTCGGGCTTAAGCGTTTTCTCTATTATCTCTGGCGTGATGAAGCCGACCACAGTGAAAATCCTGTCTGGGCCTATCTGGCGGATATGCGGAAAGACGCGGATCCCACCGTCAGGGAGACCGGAGAATATCTGCAGTACTCCTATCGGGGGGGCAGTCTGGTATTCCTGTCCGCCGAAGCCGATCCCTTCTCAAAATCCGGAGGACTGGCGAATGTAGTCTATGAACTTCCCCGGGAACTGGCAAACATGGGGGAATCCGCGGTGGTTATTACCCCTCTCTATCGACAGGGGGACGCAAAGTCGGTTCAGAAGATGGAGCAGGCCTGCAGACGCTACAATGTAAGCTATACCGGCAGGAATGTACGCTTCTGGATACTGGATCAGGAGTATGAGGCCGGGGTCCATACAGCCATGGTGGATGGCATCCGCTACTACCTGCTCGAACATCATGAGTTTTTCGACGGGCTCTACTACGGGGTTACCGGAGCCGAGCGGCTGCGGCGCAGGGTAGCCCTGTCCCGGGCCGCTGCGGAGCTGGTGCGGGAATTTTCTCTTGATCCGCTGGTTATCTTTACCAACGATGCCTACTCAGGTATTTTTTCAGCCATTGTCCGCAGCGATCCCCGCTATGCGGGTCAACCGGTCTTTGACCGGGCAAGTCTGGTCCATATTATCCACAACGGGGGATGGCAGTATTTCGATGCCTACCGTCGCTGGGAAGCCGGAAACGATCTGTTCCGGCTCTTCAATCTTGCCGGGCACGAATACTGGAGATTCGAAGATCCCCAGGAAGCGGTAAAGATAAACTGCATGGCCGCCGGGATTCGAAGCGCCAACAAGGTCGTTACCGTATCCCCGAGTTATGCAAAGCAGATTCAGATAGCCTCGGACGGGATGGAAAAGATTCTGCATGATGTTTCCGGCATTAATAACGGTGTGGGAGGCGATTTCAGAAAGAGGGCTCTGCAGCGTCTGGAGGAAGAGAAATTCCTGGAAAAGAATATCGGCGCCCTGTATTCCTGCATAGAAAAGGACCCTCTGCTAAAGAATCAGCTGGAAGAAAAGTACGCCGAGATACTGGTCCCCGGGGAAATCGAGGCATTGAAACAGGGCCGGCGCCGGCGCCTGCTTGAACGTCTGCGAATCAAGCTGCTTCTTCAGCTTACCCGGGGACTGCAGGTCGATCCGGACACGCCCCTCTTTGTAATGATTCACCGTCTTACGGAGCAGAAGGGATTTCAGCTGCTCCTGGAAGCTTCGGAGGGTGTTTTCACCACTCTGGGGTACCAGGGAATCATCGGAGGGGCTGTAGCCGGCGGAGACGAACGGGGAGATGAGATCGCCAGGGGACTGATGAGTCTCAAGGACTGGTTCCCGGGTCAGGTATCCGTGGGGATCGGCTTTCAGGATGTTCGTATTCCCCTGCTGGGGGCGGATCTTTTTCTGATGCCCTCCATGCATGAACCCGGCGGAATCAGCCAGCTGGAAGCTTTTGCCTGCGGATGTTTTGTCTGTGCCAGGGCAACCGGAGGGCTTCGTGATACGGTCCACGGTATGGTAAAGGAGAAACGTACTCTTCGGGGTAATGGTGTTCTTTTCTCTGATTATTCTGCCGTGGCATTTTACGACGCCATGCAGCGTTTCCACCAGATATACAGTGAAGAAAGTCCCGAGACGCTGGAATCCGCCCGGCAGAGGATGGAAAAGGATATCTTTTCCTGGCGTAAACCGGCGGAAAATTACCGGGATCTGGTTTATTCCATGAAGGAGATCATCCCTCTGGGCGGAAACGCCACCCTTGCCTCCGGCAGCACTAAGGGTGTATAA
- a CDS encoding RNA recognition motif domain-containing protein, translating into MAKKIYVGNLNYSTTEDQLNQAFAQYGNVISAKIITDRYTDRSKGFGFVEMEEDDSAEAAISALNGQQLDGRELRVSEANDRKPRERRFQY; encoded by the coding sequence TTGGCAAAGAAGATTTATGTGGGTAATCTTAATTACTCCACCACCGAGGATCAGCTGAATCAGGCCTTCGCGCAGTACGGAAATGTAATAAGCGCAAAGATCATCACTGACCGCTACACTGACCGGTCCAAGGGATTCGGTTTCGTCGAAATGGAAGAGGATGATTCCGCTGAAGCGGCGATTTCCGCGCTGAACGGTCAGCAGCTTGACGGCCGCGAACTGCGGGTCAGCGAAGCCAACGACCGGAAGCCCCGGGAACGCAGATTTCAGTACTAG
- a CDS encoding acetylxylan esterase has protein sequence MAFYDLSREELHHFMPEIPEPPDFDQFWYETLKDTRSCPLNPRFTPADFHLTEIESYDVTFAGFMGQEIKGWLLLPASRKKDLACVVQFIGYGGGRGFPTDWLSWAAAGYANLIMDTRGQGSKWRRGDTPDPEMQGSNPHYPGFMTRGILSRETYYYRRLISDAVRAIETARTHDGIDEDRIIVTGISQGGGLAIAAAALDGRVAAAMPDVPFLCHFRRATTITDMSPYKEIAEFCHTHRDREDLVFEVLDYFDNLHFAKRAGMPALFSTSLMDQICPPSTVFAAYNHWKGKKQISTYTFNGHEGGEGYQFLEQLDFLKGLGL, from the coding sequence ATGGCTTTTTACGATCTTTCCAGGGAGGAACTCCACCACTTCATGCCGGAGATTCCCGAACCCCCGGACTTTGATCAGTTCTGGTACGAAACCCTGAAGGACACCCGTTCCTGTCCCCTGAATCCCCGTTTTACCCCGGCGGATTTCCACCTTACGGAGATCGAAAGTTATGACGTGACCTTCGCCGGTTTTATGGGACAGGAGATAAAAGGCTGGCTTCTGCTCCCGGCCAGCCGCAAAAAGGATCTGGCCTGCGTGGTCCAGTTCATTGGCTACGGCGGTGGCAGGGGATTCCCCACCGACTGGCTCAGCTGGGCCGCTGCCGGGTATGCGAATCTCATAATGGATACCCGGGGACAGGGGTCAAAATGGAGACGCGGGGACACTCCGGACCCGGAAATGCAGGGAAGCAATCCTCATTATCCCGGCTTTATGACCCGGGGAATCCTCTCCCGGGAAACATATTACTACCGGCGCCTGATAAGCGATGCTGTCCGGGCAATTGAAACAGCACGGACTCACGACGGCATCGACGAAGACAGAATCATAGTGACAGGAATCAGTCAGGGTGGAGGGCTGGCGATAGCCGCTGCAGCTCTGGACGGAAGGGTTGCTGCAGCCATGCCGGATGTGCCCTTTCTCTGCCATTTCAGGAGAGCCACAACCATTACCGATATGTCCCCCTACAAGGAGATCGCCGAGTTCTGTCATACCCACAGGGACAGGGAAGATCTGGTTTTCGAGGTGCTGGACTATTTCGACAACCTGCATTTTGCAAAGCGCGCGGGAATGCCGGCCCTCTTTTCCACATCCCTTATGGACCAGATCTGCCCCCCCTCCACGGTCTTTGCCGCATACAACCACTGGAAAGGTAAAAAGCAGATCAGCACCTATACCTTCAACGGTCATGAGGGGGGCGAAGGATACCAGTTTCTCGAACAGCTCGACTTTCTGAAGGGTCTCGGATTATAG
- a CDS encoding MFS transporter, with product MSSPDKRFLIYPAAFMVNGGITMLNFSVIFFMRRTYGTSPALVGWMSAFWAFAYLIGCIGLGGISRRLSYRRALPLATSVMGISTLLILIIPWEISALFWYMLFGLITALHWPPLMGWLSEGLEGRDLSRAVGGFNLAWSTGAGAGPFIAGLLIEQSLRLPLLVIALLYGFVAVLYITTFSLSRRRKSRIADLPEIDLPKIKDQSSPLRYAGWIGVSSSYTLLGALMFIFPMYAEDVLGYAESFTGLLLFLRGAVTVAGFYLAGKTIFWHHNPLQISISQLLLGACALLLAFAFRPGTYLTLYIFFGLIFALQYATSIFHGVSGALNREQRMAIHEGSLTFGVVLGSAGGGLLYQWFSFRSVMVMIALAVAAASFAQVLSYRKLSRSTKKAAS from the coding sequence ATGAGCAGTCCGGATAAACGATTCCTTATTTACCCTGCGGCCTTTATGGTGAACGGCGGCATAACCATGCTGAATTTCAGCGTAATCTTTTTTATGCGCAGAACCTACGGTACATCCCCCGCACTGGTGGGATGGATGTCCGCATTCTGGGCCTTTGCATATCTGATCGGATGTATCGGTCTGGGGGGCATAAGCCGCCGGCTCTCCTACCGTCGGGCCCTGCCTCTTGCGACCTCGGTAATGGGGATCTCCACCCTCCTGATCCTGATCATTCCCTGGGAGATTTCCGCCCTCTTCTGGTATATGCTTTTCGGCCTTATTACCGCCCTTCACTGGCCCCCTCTTATGGGCTGGCTCTCCGAAGGTCTCGAAGGACGGGACCTGAGCCGGGCGGTGGGGGGGTTCAATCTTGCCTGGAGTACAGGAGCCGGGGCAGGACCCTTTATTGCCGGACTTCTGATTGAACAGAGCCTGCGGCTCCCCCTTTTGGTCATTGCCCTGCTGTACGGTTTTGTGGCAGTACTCTACATCACCACCTTCAGTCTCTCCCGGCGCAGGAAAAGCAGGATCGCCGATCTGCCTGAAATTGACCTGCCGAAAATCAAGGACCAGAGCTCGCCCCTCCGTTATGCCGGCTGGATAGGCGTCTCTTCCTCTTACACCCTTCTGGGAGCGCTTATGTTCATCTTTCCCATGTATGCCGAGGATGTCCTTGGATATGCTGAAAGCTTTACGGGGCTTCTTCTTTTTCTGCGGGGAGCTGTTACCGTGGCAGGTTTTTACCTGGCCGGAAAGACCATCTTCTGGCACCATAATCCGCTGCAGATAAGTATAAGCCAGCTGCTCCTCGGGGCATGCGCCCTGCTACTCGCCTTCGCCTTCAGACCGGGAACGTATCTTACGCTGTATATTTTCTTCGGACTGATCTTCGCACTGCAGTACGCCACCAGTATCTTCCACGGGGTTTCCGGTGCCCTGAACCGGGAACAGCGCATGGCCATTCATGAGGGATCCCTTACCTTCGGAGTGGTGCTGGGCTCCGCAGGGGGAGGGCTTCTATACCAGTGGTTTTCCTTCCGGTCCGTAATGGTGATGATCGCCCTGGCGGTTGCGGCGGCTTCTTTCGCACAGGTCCTGAGTTACCGGAAGCTTTCCAGGAGCACAAAAAAGGCCGCTTCCTGA